ATACCAAATTACTTGCTGAATCCCGGGAACAGGCAATTGATCGCATGACGATGATGGCTAAAATGATGGGAGCAGATGGTATAGTGGGTATTCGCTTTACCACCTCTTCTATTATGCAAGCAGCATCAGAGATGTTTGTCTATGGCACTGCCGTTAAGCTAAAGAAAAAATAGACAGATCTACCTATTGCCAGGAATATTATCAGGAAGAATCAAATTATAGGGATGTCATAGCAAAAAATATCTTTTAGCTACATATATAATATTTAGGTTAGTTTTTCTAAAAATAAAATGGTAGTTTGGATTAGACAAATAAAATTTTTAAAATATCTCATCAAATAATTTCCCCTTAATATGAGAGGATATGACAGATAAAAGTATTGGCATCTTATTTTTAAGTATGATTTTAGAGTCTCTTCCCCTGAAGAATATGGAGAAATTTTATAAGCCTTTTTCACCCTGCATTACCCCCAATATTAATAAAAATTTAAATAGTATAGTAAAAAACTAATTCTATGTAAGAATAAAACGAGAATAAAAAATAAATTTTTTATATAATTAAAGTTATTAATTTTCTTCTATAATATGATTTTACTGATAGGAGTAGGAGTGCCTTGCGTTGATTAAATTGTTAAAAAATTTGAGACCATACTGGTTATCAATAGCCGGGATAATACTTTTTGTCTTTTTACAGGCCATTTCAGAATTGTTTTTGCCCACCCTTATGTCGGATATTGTGGATGTAGGGGTAGTTAATGGGGATATAAATTTCATTTTAAAAATCGGAGGGAGGATGCTCTTGATTGCCTTTATAGCAATGATGGCCTCTATTTATGGAAGTTACCTGGCATCAAGGGTATCCATAGGATTTACCAGAGACCTTAGAACTAAGGTTTTTACTAAGGTAGAAAGTTTTTCTTTGGAGGAATTTAACAAGATAGGGACAGCTTCTCTCATAGTAAGAACTACCAATGACATAACTCAGATGCAGCAGCTAACTGTTACTTTATTTAGAATGTTTCTCAGGGCTCCTTTACTTTTTGTGGGCGGTATCATTATGGCCATCTCTAAAAACACTGAATTAGCGCTACTTTTAGTTGTTATTTTACCTATCCTGGCGGTCATTATTTTTTTTGTTGCTAAAAAAAGTATGAATCTTTTCAAGTCAATGCAAATGAAGATTGATAAACTTAACTTAGTTCTCCGGGAATATCTAACTGGTATAAGGGTTATAAGAGCCTTTAATAGAGAAGAATATGAAAAGAAAAGGTTTAATAACAGTAATTTTGAATTAACAGACACAGCAAGAAAAGTCAATACACTCATGGTTTTATTAATGCCTTTAATGACTTTGATTCTTAATTTGACCATTGTAGCTATCATCTGGTTAGGAAGTGTAAGAATTGAATATGGCAGCATGCAAGTGGGAGATTTGATGGCCTTTGTACAATATGCCTCACAAATAATGTTTTCCTTAATTATGTTTTCCATGATGTTTGTCATGATTCCTAGGGCTTCTATTTCAGCTGTTAGGATTAATGAAGTTCTAGATGTGGAACCAAAAATTAAGGATCCAGTAGTATTAGAGCAAAATATATTGGTGACTCATAATGCTGGTAGTTTACAGAATGTAATTCCAGCTAAGAATAGAAAAGGATATTTAAAATTTGATAAGGTCTGTTTTTGTTATCAGGATGCTAAAGAATATGCTATTAAAGATATATCTTTTCAAGCCAATCCAGGCGAGGTTACTGCTATTATTGGGAGTACAGGATCAGGAAAGTCAACCTTAATTAATCTTATACCAAGATTTTATGATGTATCAAAAGGGAGCATTTCTATTGACGATACAGATATTAGAGATATTACTCAAGAAAGGTTGCATGAGATGATTGGGTTGGTTCCTCAGAAAGTTATTCTTTTTACCGGAACTATTGCTGAAAATATAAATTTTGGAAACAATAATATACCTCATGAGGAAATAAAGAGGGTAACAGAGATTGCCCAAGCTGCCGAGTTTATTAACAGGATGCCAGAAGGTTATAATTCTTTAATTGCCCAGGGTGGCACCAATTTATCAGGAGGAGAAAAACAACGTTTATCCATTGCCAGAGCTTTAGCCAAGCATCCGGATATCTTTATTTTTGATGACAGTTTTTCGGCTATTGATTTTAAGACAGAGGCAAGGTTAAGGGAAGAATTAAAAGATGAGCTTAAAGATAAAACTGTATTAATAATTGCGCAAAGGGTAACTACAGTAATGAGTGCAGAACAGATTGTTGTTCTCGATAAAGGTGAGATTGTTGGTATAGGCAAACATCATGATTTGATAAAGAGTTGTTCAGTATATAAAGAAATTGTAGCTTCACAGCTCTCAACAGAGGAAATATATGAGTGAAAAACAGACAAAACCAACTATTGTAATGAAAGGATTTGGACGTGGTCCTGGAAGCCATCGGGGCTTAACTTCACCGGTAGAAAAACCCAGGGACTTCAGGGGAACATTAAGGCGATTAATTAGTTATTTAAAACCACATTGGTCTAAGATTGTGTTAGCTTTTGTGGCATCTATAGCCAGTTCGATGTTTGTTATAATAAGTCCTAAAATTATGGGTAGAGCTACCACTAAATTATTTGAAGGATATGTTCTAAAAATAAAACAGATTCCAGGAGCAACCATTGATTTTGATTATATTTTGAATGTTATTGTTATTTTAATAGGACTTTACATTCTCAATGCCCTTTTTACCTATCTACAGCATTATATAATGGTTGGAGTTACCCAGCAAATTGTTTATGAGATGAGGAAAGGAATCAGCTTTAAGCTGTCACGGCTGCCTTTAAGTTATTTTGATAGTAGAACACACGGGGAGATTCTCAGCCGGGTAACTAATGATATCGATACAGTAAGCAGTACGCTACAACAGAGTATTACTCAATTTATCACTGCCCTAGTATCTTTGATAGGCATTGTCATTATGATGCTGACTATTAGTTCGTTTTTATCTTTAGTTATCTTTTTTACCCTGCCGTTGAGTATAGTAGTTACTAGAATCATTGCCGGGCAATCACAAAAATATTTTAAAAGACAGCAGAACCTCCTGGGTCAACTAAATGGTCATGTAGAAGAAATGTATACTGGTCATGAGATAGTAAAAGTCTTTAATTATGAAAAAAAATCTATTAATCAATTTAATCAACTCAATGAGCAACTTTTTGATACTGGCTGGAAAGCCCAATTTATTTCTGGAATTATTATGCCTCTCATGATTGCCATCAGTAACCTCAGCTATGTCTTTGTGGTTATTATGGGAGGAATTGCCATAGCCCGGGGAACAATTACTATTGGTAATGTTCAGGCTTTTATTCAGTATTCCAGGCAATTTACTCACCCTATTGTTCAAACAGCCAATATAGCTAATATTATTCAATCTACTATTGCTGCTGCTGAACGTGTTTTTGAGGTATTAGATGAACCTGAACAGATACCCGATAAGGATACTGTAGTTCTTTTCTCTAAACCAGATGGTAATATTAAATTTGAGCAGATTAATTTTGGCTACACTCCTGAAAAAATAATTATTAAGGATGTAAATGTGGAAGTGAAAAAAGGTCAAACCGTTGCTATCGTAGGCCCTACTGGAGCGGGAAAGACCACATTGGTAAATTTACTTATGCGTTTTTATGAAATTAATAGCGGGAAAATTACTCTGGACGGTATTAATATCGGTAATTTGAAGCGTACTGAACTAAGGAGTCTTTTTGGTATGGTTCTTCAAGATACCTGGTTGTTCAAAGGTACTATTAAAGAGAATATTGCCTATGGTAAAGAAAATGCTACTGAAGAAGAAATTATAAGAGCAGCAAAAATGGCTTATGCAGACCATTTTATCAGCACACTTCCAGCAGGTTATGATACCATTATTGATGAGGAGGCAGGCAATCTTTCCCAGGGACAAAAGCAATTATTAACTATTGCCAGGGCTATCCTGGCTAATCCAACCATATTAATTCTCGATGAAGCTACCAGTAGTGTTGATACCAGAACAGAAATACTTATTCAAAAGGCCATGCTTAGCCTGATGCAAGGGAAAACCAGTTTTGTAATTGCACATCGTTTATCCACTATCAGGGAAGCGGATATGATTCTAGTAATGAATAACGGCAAAATCATAGAAAATGGCACACATGAAGAATTGCTAAAGCAGAAGGGATTTTATGCCGATTTATACAATAGCCAATTTGTGGGCTTGAAGCTTAATCAATAATACCCAAAGAGAGAAAATTATTGAAGATGGGTAATTATATTTCACGAGAACATTAAGATGCACAATTATATAGAGCTTGGATTTGGGAATGAATAATGAAAAAAATAATATTATTTAAACTGCTGTTTATATTAGTGACCTTAACTACGAGTCTGGAATCATTTTCTACTGCTGTACCGGTAAGGGAATATATTGAAGGTAAATTTCCGGCAATCTTTACCATATATCTATCCTCTTTGCAAGACTTAGACGAATATGAAAAAGAATTTATTGATCTTCTTGAAAAATTGCCTGCTACCGAACAGAGGATTTTTGCTAGAGAAGTTTATAAAGATGGCTTTTCCATAGAACTACTAGAAAAACTGAGAGGCTGGCAGAAAAAAGTGGAGAAACTATTCTTAAAAGTAGCCTATCCTGTGCAGAGCGGACAGAGGATAAGAGGAAATCCTATTTTTGTTTTTGGTTGTACGACTCCTTCTCGGAAAGTTACAGTATCTGTTAATGGAGCAGGGGTGGAGAAATTTGATTATCGAAGTGGAAATTTCCTTACCTTAGTAGAAATGCCAGAAGGAGTAGAGTTTCCCATAAAGGTTACTGCTACTCTCAATGGAGAAGAAACCTCACTAGAAAGAACCGTAATATATCAACCGTCCTGGCAGGAAATGCCTGTAGAACCACTGGCCATTCACCCTCTTAATGTACAGCCCAGGCAGAATCAGATACTGGAAGAAGGTAGTCAATTAAGGGTGATTATTCAGGGAAGTCCCCGAGCTGAGGCGGTATTTCGAATTGGAAATAATTTAAAAGAAATACCAATGGAGGAGATAAAGATTTTATCCTCTACTTTAGGAATAAAAGGTATTTACCAGGGGAGTTATATAGTGAAAAAAGAAGACATTTCCTCTATCGGGAAGACAGATGCTCAAGTAATAACTGTTACTTTGCGGAGAGGTAAAGAGATAAGTCGGGAGCTACCAGGTAAGGTAATTTTTTCTTCTAGCATCCCATCTCGTAAGGTGGAGGTTACTGGCAACAGGACAAGATTATATCGCATTAGAGAAGACTCATTTGGTTATCCTGCTTCAACTCTCGGTGGAGACGGTTGGCTTACTCAAGTTATGAGTTTTGATTTGTTAGCTGGAACTCGCTTTAAAATTTCCGGTAGTGCAGGAGATTATTACCGGGTAAAATTGGGAGCAGAAAACTTTTTAATCCATCAGAATGACATTCAAGAAATGGAAGATAAAGAAAGAGAACGCCAGCCCCTTCTTTCTAAAATTAGCTTAAAAGAGACTGAAACAGAAGCAGAAGTTCGTTTTAATACTCTACAACATATTCCATTTTTAATAGAAGATGAACCACGGCAATTGAGACTTATGCTATATGGTATGCAACAAAGTGAGAATATCGCTATAGAAGGACAAGCCCCCTCTATTAAGGCTATAGAGCTTACCCCTTTGTTTTCAGAACAGCCGATTGATGCTGTGGTTATAGATATTACATCATATCATTTATTGGCAGGATTTAATTATTACTGGGATGATTCAGAATTGGTGATAAGTTTAAGAAGACTACCAGATATTGTTAAAGATAATCCGCTTAAAGATAGAATAATAGTGCTGGATCCGGGACATGGCGGAGAAGCCCTAGGGGCTATTGGTCCAGGTGATATTCATGAAAAAGATGTAGTATTAGAAATCAGTAAATACCTTCAAAAATTATTAGAAGAGAGAGGAGCCAGGGTAATAATGACTCGTTCTCAAGATATAAATGTTAATATACAGCAACGCATAGATATGGCTGTTGCCCAGCAAGCTGATCTTTTTGTCAGTATTCATGCCAATGCTCATGCCGAAGGGGCAGATGCCATCAATTATCATGGACACATGACCCTTTATAATTATAATTACAATCAGAAATTGGCTGAAATTATTCTGGATAATTTAGTAAAAAGGACCGGACTACCCGGAGCGAGAGTATGGCAAAGACCTGATCTTACTGTTTTAAGGCGACCTCAGGTGCCGAGTGTTCTGGTGGAAACCGCTTTCCTGATGCATCCTGATGATAACTGGTACCTTCTTCAATCAGAATATCAAAAGGAGTTAGCTCTGGGCATAATGAATGGAATTACTAATTATTTTCTTAACTTAATATCATCTCACTAAAAGGAAACTTTTTTATTTAACGTTTTGATACTTATTTTAACCATCAGCAACAAACTTCTTGAGGTCACCTGCTATGTGAATATATTTTTACTAGTGATTACTATAGTTATAAGAAAATATGTTATTAGAATTATTTTATCTAAGCAATATCGCTAATAGTAGGAAAAGTAGGAAAGTAAAATAGAATTTATGAGAAAAAAGTTTTATAATAAAAAAGAAAACTATAATAATTATTGTCCTTTTTGAATTTAAGACTGAGTTAGAAAAAATCAGAAAAAATGGAGAAAAGGAGGTGGTTTATTTTAGGTATCCTTCTGGTCAGGAAGGAAATTTTAAACAATTTTAAAGTCAACTTTATTGACTGAATTAAAATTTAGGAGGTATTTCAATAAAATGTTTATTAAAAGTAAAATATCCAGAAGGTTGATAATATTGGTTTTGGCATCCTTAATTATTCTGAGTGCAACATTCTTTATCTATGCAGCAGAAAAAGAAATTGTGGTACTGTCGTTTAATGATTTTCATGGTAGTCTTACTCCTTCCGGAAAAAATGTGGGAGCTGCAAAGCTTGCCGATGTTTTAAAAACCGAGAAAGCCAAGAATCCTGAAGGAACAATTATTGTCTCAGCCGGTGACAGTTATCAGGGAAGCGCCATGTCCAATTTATTGTATGGTGAACCGGTTTCTGCTGTTCTCAAAGAGATTGGGGTTGAGTTATCTGCAGTGGGAAACCACGAATTTGATTGGGGAATTGAAAGGATTACCAAATGGGCAGAAGATGGTAATCTCACCTTTGTTTGTGCCAATATTTATGATAAAAGAACAGGTGAACCGGTAGAATGGGCAGAACCTTATGTAATTTTAGAAAAAGCAGGAGTTCAGGTAGGATTTATAGGATTAGCTACACCGGAAACCGCCTACAAGACCCTTAAGGAAAATGTTGAAAATTATGAGTTCAAAAATCCGTTGGATAGTTTAGCTCAGTGGGTTCCAACAGTGAAATCAGAAGGAGCAGATTTAGTCATTGCCTTAACCCATTTAGGGTCCTATCAGGATAAGGAGGGGAGCATTACCGGCGAAGCAGCAGATTTGTGTCAGGTAGATGGAATTGATGCAGTTATCTCAGCTCATACCCATGCCACTGTTAGCGGATTGGTTGATGGTATACCAGTAGTTCAAGCTTATTATAATGGACGCACTATCGCTAAGATTGTCTTTACTCTGGATGAAAATAATCAATTGGTAAAGGCAGAACCATCACTTGATCATCTCTATGAAAGAGCCGATACCCTTAAGGATGATCCTGCTACACTAGCAATTTATCAAAAGTATGAGACAGAATTAGAACCAGTTCTGGGTAGAGTACTGGGTGAAACTACCGTTGAATTAGATCATGACCGTTATGCCGGTCCTTCTCTGTTAGGTGAGTGGGCATGTAAAGTTATGCAAGAGAAGGTAGGTGCCAAAATTGCCATGACTAATGGCGGAGGTTTAAGAACTGCCATTCCCTCAGGTAAGATTACTGCAGGTAAATTGTATGAAGTGATGCCTTTTGATAATACG
This genomic interval from Atribacterota bacterium contains the following:
- a CDS encoding ABC transporter ATP-binding protein — its product is MKGFGRGPGSHRGLTSPVEKPRDFRGTLRRLISYLKPHWSKIVLAFVASIASSMFVIISPKIMGRATTKLFEGYVLKIKQIPGATIDFDYILNVIVILIGLYILNALFTYLQHYIMVGVTQQIVYEMRKGISFKLSRLPLSYFDSRTHGEILSRVTNDIDTVSSTLQQSITQFITALVSLIGIVIMMLTISSFLSLVIFFTLPLSIVVTRIIAGQSQKYFKRQQNLLGQLNGHVEEMYTGHEIVKVFNYEKKSINQFNQLNEQLFDTGWKAQFISGIIMPLMIAISNLSYVFVVIMGGIAIARGTITIGNVQAFIQYSRQFTHPIVQTANIANIIQSTIAAAERVFEVLDEPEQIPDKDTVVLFSKPDGNIKFEQINFGYTPEKIIIKDVNVEVKKGQTVAIVGPTGAGKTTLVNLLMRFYEINSGKITLDGINIGNLKRTELRSLFGMVLQDTWLFKGTIKENIAYGKENATEEEIIRAAKMAYADHFISTLPAGYDTIIDEEAGNLSQGQKQLLTIARAILANPTILILDEATSSVDTRTEILIQKAMLSLMQGKTSFVIAHRLSTIREADMILVMNNGKIIENGTHEELLKQKGFYADLYNSQFVGLKLNQ
- a CDS encoding 5'-nucleotidase C-terminal domain-containing protein: MFIKSKISRRLIILVLASLIILSATFFIYAAEKEIVVLSFNDFHGSLTPSGKNVGAAKLADVLKTEKAKNPEGTIIVSAGDSYQGSAMSNLLYGEPVSAVLKEIGVELSAVGNHEFDWGIERITKWAEDGNLTFVCANIYDKRTGEPVEWAEPYVILEKAGVQVGFIGLATPETAYKTLKENVENYEFKNPLDSLAQWVPTVKSEGADLVIALTHLGSYQDKEGSITGEAADLCQVDGIDAVISAHTHATVSGLVDGIPVVQAYYNGRTIAKIVFTLDENNQLVKAEPSLDHLYERADTLKDDPATLAIYQKYETELEPVLGRVLGETTVELDHDRYAGPSLLGEWACKVMQEKVGAKIAMTNGGGLRTAIPSGKITAGKLYEVMPFDNTLYVLKLSGADVKANIEHGIMNENVGWIQISGVKVTYDKKAEAGNRIISMVLADGTPVEMDKYYTVVTNDFMATGGDNYDFSNAIETNDTFLPIRDALMEAVEKAGVISPVKENWLAELGAPKTYVVVAGDSVWKIAQKFGTTMEKIIKLNELANPRLILPGQELLIPAE
- a CDS encoding YbjQ family protein, translating into MLLTTQDQFSEYEIIQTLGLVKGNTVRARHAGKDILATFRNVVGGEIEEYTKLLAESREQAIDRMTMMAKMMGADGIVGIRFTTSSIMQAASEMFVYGTAVKLKKK
- a CDS encoding N-acetylmuramoyl-L-alanine amidase codes for the protein MKKIILFKLLFILVTLTTSLESFSTAVPVREYIEGKFPAIFTIYLSSLQDLDEYEKEFIDLLEKLPATEQRIFAREVYKDGFSIELLEKLRGWQKKVEKLFLKVAYPVQSGQRIRGNPIFVFGCTTPSRKVTVSVNGAGVEKFDYRSGNFLTLVEMPEGVEFPIKVTATLNGEETSLERTVIYQPSWQEMPVEPLAIHPLNVQPRQNQILEEGSQLRVIIQGSPRAEAVFRIGNNLKEIPMEEIKILSSTLGIKGIYQGSYIVKKEDISSIGKTDAQVITVTLRRGKEISRELPGKVIFSSSIPSRKVEVTGNRTRLYRIREDSFGYPASTLGGDGWLTQVMSFDLLAGTRFKISGSAGDYYRVKLGAENFLIHQNDIQEMEDKERERQPLLSKISLKETETEAEVRFNTLQHIPFLIEDEPRQLRLMLYGMQQSENIAIEGQAPSIKAIELTPLFSEQPIDAVVIDITSYHLLAGFNYYWDDSELVISLRRLPDIVKDNPLKDRIIVLDPGHGGEALGAIGPGDIHEKDVVLEISKYLQKLLEERGARVIMTRSQDINVNIQQRIDMAVAQQADLFVSIHANAHAEGADAINYHGHMTLYNYNYNQKLAEIILDNLVKRTGLPGARVWQRPDLTVLRRPQVPSVLVETAFLMHPDDNWYLLQSEYQKELALGIMNGITNYFLNLISSH
- a CDS encoding ABC transporter ATP-binding protein, whose translation is MIKLLKNLRPYWLSIAGIILFVFLQAISELFLPTLMSDIVDVGVVNGDINFILKIGGRMLLIAFIAMMASIYGSYLASRVSIGFTRDLRTKVFTKVESFSLEEFNKIGTASLIVRTTNDITQMQQLTVTLFRMFLRAPLLFVGGIIMAISKNTELALLLVVILPILAVIIFFVAKKSMNLFKSMQMKIDKLNLVLREYLTGIRVIRAFNREEYEKKRFNNSNFELTDTARKVNTLMVLLMPLMTLILNLTIVAIIWLGSVRIEYGSMQVGDLMAFVQYASQIMFSLIMFSMMFVMIPRASISAVRINEVLDVEPKIKDPVVLEQNILVTHNAGSLQNVIPAKNRKGYLKFDKVCFCYQDAKEYAIKDISFQANPGEVTAIIGSTGSGKSTLINLIPRFYDVSKGSISIDDTDIRDITQERLHEMIGLVPQKVILFTGTIAENINFGNNNIPHEEIKRVTEIAQAAEFINRMPEGYNSLIAQGGTNLSGGEKQRLSIARALAKHPDIFIFDDSFSAIDFKTEARLREELKDELKDKTVLIIAQRVTTVMSAEQIVVLDKGEIVGIGKHHDLIKSCSVYKEIVASQLSTEEIYE